The window GCATACCTATTGAACAGCATAAGAGATATCTGGCCTCGTGAAAGTAAGATACTGAAGGGCAACTGCGAGACTGCGATAGTGAGTCGGGTCATCATAAGGAGCACCCGATGTGCCGCTCACCTTCGGTTTAGTATCAACCGGAGTATAAGTAGCCTTACAAGAATACATCCCAGCTCGATCAATGATTTCTTCGGCATACTTGCGTTGCGAAAGAAACATGCCATCCTTATGTCGAGTGACATGAATGCCaaggaaataattcaaaggacccagatccttcatagcaaatttcGAGGCAATGAGAGCCATAATGGAGCATCGGAGAGAATCtgaggaagcagtaagaataatatcatcaacataaagtaaCATGTATGCCATATCGTACCCCTTTTtgtagatgaacaaagaattgtcagatctgttgtttgaaaaaccaagagaaGATACATAATCTGCAAAACGCTTGTACCATGCTCTCGGGGCCTgattaagcccatataaggacttacgGAGTAAACATACATAATCCGGATGAGTGGGATCTATGAAACCCagaggttgatgcatatacactgtttccttgagctcaccgtgTAAGAAAACATTCTTGACATCTAACTGATGAATAGGCCACTTCTTTGATAGGGAAAGACTGAGAACGGTACGGATCGTAGCCGGCTTGACCACTGGACTGaaggtctcaccacaatcaatgccaacctgttgagtcttaccatcacctacaagacgggctttatgcctctcaaaatcaccattagattTTTCTTTATGAGTGAAAATCCACATAGAAAGAATAatattcacattaggtggacggggcactaactcccacgtcttatttttaataagagcatcaaattcatcatccatagccattttccaattcgggtcgcGAAGGGCAGTCACAGGGTTACGAGGGAGAGGGGATTTCGTAACCATGGTATTCAAGTTAAACGTgcgttttggcttaaaaataccatGCTGACTCCGGGTCACCATTCGAGACGGATTGGTAAAAGGGGGAGGCTGGGGTGACGGTGGGATAGACGTAGCCGAAGGCTGTTGGCCCAAGGCAGCGGGGAGAGGGGTAGGTGCGGTAGGGTAGGCGGCTGCCAGCGGAGGGGACTGGGCAGCGGGCTGGGTCACGGTGGGAGGGGGGGTAGTCGGCTGTGGCACGGGAGCAGGGGGAGCTGAGCCGACTATCCTGAGTAGAAGCCAAGTGATGCAACCACAATAGGGAAATGCCATCGTCCAAAAAGTCATAAGTAATAGAAGTGGGAGAATGTAAATTGGAAAAGGGGAAGACATTCTCATCAAAAATCACGTGAcgaaaaataatgattttatgggacgataaatcataacacttataccctctatgattcgtaggataccccaaaaagacacacggtgtagaccgggcttgcaatttgtggatagtcggagaaggaaagaggggatagcataaacacccaaaaacccgaagatgagagtaacatggctttctttggtatagcacttgaagaggagaaacgtgacctaataatttacttggtaaaatataAAGAAGATATGTTGCCATTTGTAAGGCGTGATGCCAGAACG is drawn from Lycium barbarum isolate Lr01 chromosome 8, ASM1917538v2, whole genome shotgun sequence and contains these coding sequences:
- the LOC132608163 gene encoding uncharacterized mitochondrial protein AtMg00810-like; translation: MAYMLLYVDDIILTASSDSLRCSIMALIASKFAMKDLGPLNYFLGIHVTRHKDGMFLSQRKYAEEIIDRAGMYSCKATYTPVDTKPKVSGTSGAPYDDPTHYRSLAVALQYLTFTRPDISYAVQ